TAAACGCTTATATGTTTGCAGTTATTGCGTGCTGCATTTTCAACAGAGTTTAAATAGCACCAATTATCAATATCGATAGCATCTATAGGCTGCGCACCTTTCATTTCGGCAAGTATGGCAAGTATAGCTGTACCACAACCCATATCAAGCACTTTTTTACCTTTCATATCGGTATCCAATATGTGTTGTATCATCATGTGCGTAGTTTCGTGGTGCCCTGTGCCAAAACTCATCTTAGGCTCAATTATAATATCATACTGTACTTCTTTCTTTTCGTGAAAAGGCGCACGTACGTAGCAACTATCATTTACCACAATAGGTTCAAAATTCTTTTCCCACTCAGCATTCCAGTTTACCTGCTCAATTTCTTCAATCGTATAGGTAATAGCAAACATGTCCGATTGTAGCAACTGTATATCCTCTAAAATATTCTCACTCCATAATTCTTTTTGTACGTAAGCCGAGAAACCGCCATCGGTTTCTATAAAACTTTCAAAAGCAGTTTCGCCAAGTTGTGCAATCAGTATCTCAGTGCCAGCTTCGGTAGGATTTACAGTAAAATGGTATGCTATATAGGTGGTAGCCATAGTTCTTAATTTTTGCAAAGGTACTCTATCGTTACAAAATTAGTATTAAGTTTGTGACAAAAGTAAATACAGCATGAAGAAACTGTTCGTTGCGTTCCTTCTAATCTGTTACTTTGGTACTACAGCACAGGTAATAATAGAACGCAATAAAAACAATAACGATCTTAAACTATCGGCTTTACCTTATTATAGTTACGGTAAAGGGGTAGGGTTAACCTCACCAGACAGCCTTTTTCAGTTTAATATTCGTTTTAGGATGCAAAATAGGGTTACCTACTTGCAAAATGAAGATGAAGAGAGTGCTGTGGATGGGCAAATACGCAGGCTTAGGCTTCGTTTTGACGGTTATGTTGGCGACCCTCGCTTTTTGTATGCCATACAACTATCGTTTGCACCAGGCGATGTTGGCGAACTCCGCGAAGGCGAAAATATTAACGTAATTAGAGATGCGGTTTTTTATTACCGCCCCGATACCCATTGGAATGTTGTTTTTGGACAGACTAAATTGCCAGGTAACCGCCAACGTATAAATTCTTCTGGTGCGCTACAGCTTACGGACAGAACCATTAATAATGCCCGTTTTAATATTGATAGGGATTTTGGGGTTCAGCTACACCACCTTAACGAGTATAAAGACAAGTTTTCGTATAAT
The Flavobacterium litorale genome window above contains:
- the prmA gene encoding 50S ribosomal protein L11 methyltransferase, with the protein product MATTYIAYHFTVNPTEAGTEILIAQLGETAFESFIETDGGFSAYVQKELWSENILEDIQLLQSDMFAITYTIEEIEQVNWNAEWEKNFEPIVVNDSCYVRAPFHEKKEVQYDIIIEPKMSFGTGHHETTHMMIQHILDTDMKGKKVLDMGCGTAILAILAEMKGAQPIDAIDIDNWCYLNSVENAARNNCKHISVYEGDVALLSGKQYDIIIANINRNILLNDMEQYVKALNPNGMLFLSGFYEEDIPVIDASCTDKGLSLIKKYKRNNWVALKYVN